Within the Sarcophilus harrisii chromosome 2, mSarHar1.11, whole genome shotgun sequence genome, the region CTTGTTACCCATCAGAgaacccacactggagagaaaccttatgaatgtaaccagtgtggaaagggtTTTACAAGCAAGGTAGCTCTTACTAGACATGGAacaatccacactggagagaaaccttatgaatgtaactgTGGTATGTCTTTTAGATGCAAGGGAtatcttactgtacatcagagaactCACACTGGAGAGAACAATTATGAATGTAACTGTGGAAAGTCCTTTAGGTTCAAGAGAGATCTTACcatacatcagagaatccacactggagagaaaccttatgaatgtaaccactgtggaaaggcttttagataCAAGGGagctcttactgtacatcagagaatccacactggagagaaaccttatgaatgtaaccactgtggaaaggcttttagataCAAGGGATATcttactgaacatcagagaatacacactggagagaaaccttatgaatgtaaccattgtggaaaggcttttagaagcAAGAGAGATCTTACTCTACATCAGAGAATACAcagtggagagaaaccttatgattGTAACcattgtggaaaggcttttagcaCCAAGAAGATTCTGATtatacatcagagaattcacactggggaaaaaccttatgaatgtaaccactgtggaaaggcttttagaagcAAGAGCCATCTTACTGGACATCAGAGAATACAtagtggagagaaaccttatgattGTAACCATTGTGGAAAGGTTTTTAGCATCAAGAGGATTCTTATtatacatcagagaattcacactggagagaaaccttatgaatgtaaccactGTGGAAAGCCTTTTAGATACAAGGGAGCTCTTActatacatcagagaatccacactggagagaaaccttataattGTAACCACTGTGGAAAGGTTTTTAGCATTAAGAGGATTCTTATtatacatcagagaattcacactggagagaaaccttatgaatgtaaccactgtggaaaggcttttagagacAAGGGagctcttactgtacatcagagaatccacactggagagaaactttATGAATGTAACCACTGTGGAAAGGCGTTTAGAAGCAAGAGACATCTTACTATACATCAGAGAATACACAGTGGAGAGAGACCTTATGAATGTAGCCACTGTGAAAAGGCTTTTAGAAGCAAGAGACATCTTACTGTACATCAAAGAATACACAGTGGAGAGagaccttatgaatgtaaccagtgtgggaAGACTTTTAGATACAAGGGAGCTcttactgaacatcagagaatccacactggagagaaaccttatgattgtaaccagtgtggaaaggcttttagacgGAAGAGCGAGcttattgtacatcagagaacCCACCCTGgggagaagccttatgaatgtatcCAATATGGAAAGGCTTTTAGATACAAGGTTGATCTTGCTATACA harbors:
- the LOC105749245 gene encoding zinc finger protein 345-like, with translation CGKAFRSKRDLTLHQRIHSGEKPYDCNHCGKAFSTKKILIIHQRIHTGEKPYECNHCGKAFRSKSHLTGHQRIHSGEKPYDCNHCGKVFSIKRILIIHQRIHTGEKPYECNHCGKPFRYKGALTIHQRIHTGEKPYNCNHCGKVFSIKRILIIHQRIHTGEKPYECNHCGKAFRDKGALTVHQRIHTGEKLYECNHCGKAFRSKRHLTIHQRIHSGERPYECSHCEKAFRSKRHLTVHQRIHSGERPYECNQCGKTFRYKGALTEHQRIHTGEKPYDCNQCGKAFRRKSELIVHQRTHPGEKPYECIQYGKAFRYKVDLAIHQKIHSGRKSYELVTFRDVAVDFTQEEWGLLDPPQKQLYKEVMLENARNLLSLGLPVPREDVISYFKQGQVPWMLDQEGLRSRSPEQEISFEMKDTTEKKSLSVVELHSPPSISPCDFTWREICVTQEKIQTNKEPYECNHCGKCFRQKGILIRHETIHTGEKPYDCNHCGKTFRSKSDLTVHQRIHTGEKPYECKQCGKAFRKKGCLTLHQRTHTGEKPYECNHCGKGFRRKGHLTVHQTTHTGEKPYECNQCGKSFRSKRNLIRHERIHTR